One Mycolicibacterium parafortuitum DNA segment encodes these proteins:
- a CDS encoding phosphotransferase: protein MSSTTPPRLIERPADLTPEWLTSVIGEGPVVSFTTDRIGTGQMSECYRVELRYADGATGPASVVLKVAAAEPSSRQTGLAMGLYEREVRFYTDIAPGLDGPVAPCHHAAYDPDTGAFDLLLADAAPATVGDEIHGATAEQAKLAMTQLGLVHGPLLGNEALEGADWINRESPVNQGLVAALYAGYIERYRDQIAPEHVEVCERLVESFDAYMAAEDAAGSPRGLVHGDFRLDNMLFGHDGSDRPLTAVDWQTVTWGPAFTDVAYFLGGSLPIEVRRAHYDALLAAYHQALGPDCAVSIDDVRDGVRRQSFFGVLMSIVSPMLVGRTERGDEMFMAMIARHCQHVLDTDALAILPEPTVPEPLRPDADDEGRHEPTDEALWSESWYFDFVDPAQGVGGWIRLGLIPNQRHTWINGLLCGPGLPTIAVLDFQAPPADDHTRVVSDGIELTQDATEPLKTYRVTLRGRGQAYDDPAGLLRGETGRPVDLTMDLTWTSVGAPYLYRVSPRYEIPCTVSGTVTADGHSYEFTDSAGQRDHSWAARDWWGMDWVWSAFHLDDGTHIHGVEILIPGAPPLSVGYVQRAGEPLVELTTVKTQTTFTDNDLPQSATLDFAPGGISATIDVRGQAPVLLTSAEGRVSQFPRAWGSVTTADGRTGTGWIEWNRNQG from the coding sequence GTGAGCTCCACGACACCTCCGCGATTGATCGAACGCCCCGCTGATCTGACCCCCGAATGGCTGACCTCCGTGATCGGAGAGGGGCCGGTCGTCAGCTTCACCACCGATCGCATCGGCACCGGGCAGATGAGCGAGTGCTACCGCGTCGAGCTGCGCTACGCCGACGGTGCGACCGGTCCCGCGTCGGTCGTGCTCAAGGTCGCCGCGGCCGAACCGAGCAGCCGCCAGACCGGGCTGGCCATGGGGCTCTACGAACGCGAGGTGCGCTTCTACACCGATATCGCCCCCGGCCTCGACGGTCCGGTCGCACCGTGCCACCACGCCGCCTACGACCCTGACACCGGCGCGTTCGACCTGCTGCTCGCCGATGCTGCACCGGCCACCGTCGGTGACGAGATCCACGGCGCGACAGCGGAACAGGCGAAGCTGGCGATGACCCAACTGGGCCTGGTGCACGGTCCGCTGCTGGGCAACGAGGCGCTCGAAGGCGCGGACTGGATCAACCGGGAGTCGCCGGTCAACCAGGGCTTGGTGGCTGCGCTGTACGCCGGCTACATCGAGCGCTACCGGGACCAGATCGCCCCGGAACACGTCGAGGTGTGCGAGCGACTGGTGGAGTCGTTCGACGCGTACATGGCCGCCGAGGATGCCGCCGGCTCCCCGCGCGGGCTGGTCCACGGTGATTTCCGGCTGGACAACATGCTGTTCGGACACGACGGGTCCGACCGGCCGCTGACGGCCGTGGACTGGCAGACCGTGACGTGGGGACCGGCATTCACCGACGTCGCATACTTCCTCGGCGGATCGTTGCCGATCGAGGTGCGCCGCGCCCACTACGACGCGCTGCTGGCGGCCTACCACCAGGCGCTGGGACCGGACTGCGCAGTGTCGATCGACGACGTGCGCGACGGGGTGCGCCGCCAGAGCTTCTTCGGTGTCCTGATGTCGATCGTGTCCCCGATGCTCGTCGGGCGCACCGAGCGCGGCGACGAGATGTTCATGGCGATGATCGCCCGGCACTGCCAGCACGTCCTCGACACCGATGCGCTGGCCATCCTGCCCGAACCGACGGTCCCGGAGCCGTTGCGGCCCGACGCCGACGATGAGGGGCGGCATGAGCCCACGGACGAGGCGCTGTGGAGTGAGAGCTGGTACTTCGACTTCGTCGACCCGGCACAGGGCGTCGGTGGGTGGATCCGGTTGGGACTGATCCCGAATCAGCGGCACACATGGATCAACGGGCTGTTGTGCGGGCCCGGGCTGCCGACGATCGCGGTGCTGGACTTCCAGGCCCCGCCGGCTGACGATCACACCCGGGTCGTTTCGGACGGCATCGAGCTGACCCAGGACGCCACCGAACCGCTGAAAACCTATCGGGTGACGCTGCGCGGACGCGGTCAGGCCTACGACGACCCGGCGGGGCTGCTGCGCGGTGAGACCGGTCGGCCCGTCGACCTCACGATGGACCTGACCTGGACCAGCGTCGGGGCGCCCTATCTGTACCGGGTGTCGCCGCGCTATGAGATCCCGTGCACGGTCTCCGGCACGGTGACCGCGGACGGGCACAGCTACGAGTTCACCGACTCGGCGGGCCAGCGTGACCACTCCTGGGCCGCGCGGGACTGGTGGGGGATGGACTGGGTGTGGAGCGCGTTCCACCTCGACGACGGCACCCACATCCACGGCGTCGAGATCCTGATCCCGGGAGCGCCGCCGCTGTCCGTGGGCTACGTGCAGCGCGCCGGGGAGCCGCTCGTCGAGCTGACCACGGTGAAGACGCAAACCACGTTCACGGACAACGACTTACCGCAGTCGGCGACACTCGACTTCGCGCCGGGCGGCATCTCGGCGACCATCGACGTGCGTGGCCAGGCGCCGGTTCTGCTCACCTCGGCGGAGGGGCGGGTCAGCCAGTTCCCGCGGGCGTGGGGGAGCGTCACGACCGCCGACGGCCGCACCGGGACCGGCTGGATCGAATGGAACCGCAACCAGGGTTAG
- a CDS encoding NAD-dependent epimerase/dehydratase family protein: MKVLITGGTGFVGAWTAKAAQDAGHEVRFLVRNPDRLTTSAAQIGADISDHVIGDIADSETTAAALDGCDAVIHCAAMVSTDPSRADEMLHTNLEGARNILGGAVRAGIDPVVHVSSFTALFRPDLDVLHADLPVVGGSDGYGRSKAAVEAYARGLQDGGAPVNITYPGMVLGPPAGDQFGEAADGVEASVKMRGVPGRGAGWVVIDVRDLAALHVALLEPGRGPRRYMAGGQRVSVSELATMIGTAADQSILVYPVPDVALRSAGRLLDVVGPYLPFETPINSAAMQYYTQMPESDDTPSQRDFGLTWRDPAETIADTLEGLRQVGRL, encoded by the coding sequence ATGAAGGTACTGATCACCGGAGGTACGGGGTTCGTCGGCGCGTGGACGGCGAAGGCCGCCCAGGACGCCGGTCACGAGGTCCGGTTTCTTGTTCGCAACCCTGACCGGCTGACCACCAGCGCCGCCCAGATCGGCGCCGACATCAGCGACCACGTGATCGGCGACATCGCCGACAGCGAGACCACCGCTGCGGCCCTGGACGGCTGTGACGCGGTAATCCACTGCGCGGCAATGGTTTCCACCGACCCGAGTCGGGCGGACGAGATGCTGCACACCAATCTGGAGGGTGCGCGCAACATCCTCGGGGGCGCGGTACGGGCGGGGATCGATCCTGTCGTCCACGTGTCGAGCTTCACCGCGCTGTTCCGCCCCGACCTCGACGTGCTGCACGCCGACCTGCCGGTGGTGGGCGGCAGCGACGGCTACGGCAGGTCGAAGGCTGCCGTCGAGGCCTATGCGCGCGGACTGCAGGACGGCGGCGCACCGGTGAACATCACCTACCCGGGCATGGTGCTCGGGCCGCCGGCCGGTGACCAGTTCGGCGAAGCGGCCGACGGTGTCGAGGCGTCGGTGAAGATGCGCGGCGTTCCGGGCCGCGGCGCGGGCTGGGTGGTCATCGACGTCCGCGACCTCGCCGCGCTGCACGTGGCCCTGCTCGAGCCCGGCCGCGGTCCTCGCCGGTACATGGCGGGCGGGCAGCGGGTTTCGGTCTCGGAACTCGCGACGATGATCGGCACCGCCGCAGACCAGTCCATCCTGGTCTACCCCGTCCCCGATGTCGCGCTGCGCAGTGCGGGGCGACTGTTGGACGTAGTGGGCCCGTACCTGCCGTTCGAGACGCCGATCAACTCCGCGGCGATGCAGTACTACACCCAGATGCCCGAGTCCGATGACACCCCGAGCCAACGCGATTTCGGACTCACCTGGCGCGATCCCGCCGAGACGATCGCCGACACCCTCGAGGGTCTGCGGCAGGTGGGTCGGCTCTAA
- a CDS encoding TetR/AcrR family transcriptional regulator gives MINHTTGLSVVRDPARRRHGSRRDPAIDEAVLEATRKLLVTRGYSATSIDLIAATARVSRPAIYRRWRSKAHLIHEAAFPDPGTSACEDDMASEITRLCRGALMLYADPVAREAIPGLLHDLRLEPAMRRLIDDRLEAAARRQLAGQLRHGETDGTVRAGVDADTVMDVIAGAAWYAVVVRREADLEAAAAQLADLVLRGVLTRQAHADG, from the coding sequence TTGATCAACCACACCACCGGCCTCTCCGTGGTGCGCGACCCTGCTCGCCGGCGGCACGGCTCCCGCCGCGACCCGGCGATCGACGAGGCCGTCCTGGAGGCCACCCGCAAACTGCTCGTCACCCGCGGGTACTCGGCGACCTCGATCGACCTGATCGCTGCCACGGCCAGGGTCAGCAGACCGGCGATCTACCGGCGCTGGCGTTCGAAGGCCCACCTCATCCACGAGGCCGCGTTTCCCGATCCCGGGACCTCTGCGTGCGAGGACGACATGGCCTCGGAGATCACCCGCCTCTGCCGCGGGGCGCTGATGCTGTACGCCGATCCTGTTGCCCGGGAAGCGATTCCCGGCCTGCTACATGATCTGCGACTGGAACCGGCGATGCGCAGGCTGATCGACGACAGGCTGGAGGCGGCGGCGCGGCGGCAGTTGGCCGGGCAACTGCGCCACGGTGAAACCGACGGGACCGTGCGTGCGGGCGTCGACGCCGACACCGTGATGGACGTGATCGCGGGCGCGGCGTGGTACGCCGTGGTGGTGCGCAGGGAGGCCGATCTGGAGGCCGCGGCGGCTCAGCTGGCCGACCTGGTGCTGCGCGGTGTCCTCACCCGGCAGGCACACGCCGACGGTTAG
- a CDS encoding peptidoglycan recognition protein family protein — protein MPKSGGWRGDPIWLAEVLRAEGIDVVEFPGWRRRGHGVFKDVRGVMVHHTGSNTATAESIADGRPDLSGPLSQLHLARDGTVTVVAAGVAWHAGVGRHPWLPANMGNWHTIGIECANSGTSPTAPHRRNWPDAQYDALVAACAAICRRLGYPAERTIGHREYAGRAQGKWDPGAIDMDELRRDVAVRIGVVPDGEHSAMLLFRGSTGPQVAELQRRLKQAYAAYAGHLRIDGVFGAQTEAAVREFQRRTPGLAVDGIVGPATADALRLRMVNRPE, from the coding sequence ATGCCCAAGTCCGGCGGGTGGCGCGGCGACCCGATCTGGCTGGCCGAGGTTCTGCGCGCCGAGGGGATCGACGTCGTCGAGTTTCCGGGCTGGCGGCGCCGCGGGCACGGGGTGTTCAAAGACGTCCGCGGCGTCATGGTGCACCACACCGGGTCGAACACCGCCACCGCGGAGTCCATCGCCGACGGCCGGCCCGACCTGTCGGGCCCGCTGTCGCAACTGCACCTCGCCCGCGACGGGACGGTGACGGTCGTGGCCGCCGGTGTCGCCTGGCATGCCGGCGTCGGGAGGCATCCGTGGTTGCCCGCGAACATGGGGAATTGGCACACAATCGGGATCGAATGCGCCAACTCCGGGACGAGTCCGACGGCGCCGCATCGGCGCAACTGGCCCGATGCGCAGTACGACGCGCTCGTCGCCGCCTGCGCCGCGATCTGCCGGCGTCTCGGCTACCCCGCGGAGCGCACCATCGGCCACAGGGAGTACGCGGGCCGGGCCCAGGGCAAATGGGACCCCGGTGCCATCGACATGGATGAGCTGCGACGCGACGTCGCGGTGCGGATCGGCGTGGTCCCGGATGGTGAGCACAGCGCCATGCTGCTGTTTCGGGGGTCGACCGGTCCGCAGGTCGCCGAGCTGCAGCGGCGCCTGAAACAGGCTTACGCCGCGTATGCGGGTCACCTTCGCATCGATGGGGTGTTCGGTGCGCAGACCGAGGCCGCGGTCCGTGAGTTCCAGCGTCGCACACCAGGACTGGCGGTGGACGGCATCGTGGGTCCGGCCACCGCGGACGCACTGCGGCTGCGCATGGTCAACCGGCCCGAATGA
- a CDS encoding SRPBCC family protein yields the protein MTEPHEITSSPIVRRETKASRQRVWAVLADGWTYSQWVVGNSRMRAVDPDWPAPGSTIHHSIGVWPALINDSTVVESCIPEHELVLVANGRPFGKARITLRLHDLDDGGCLIEMAEVPASAPMTWLPDRIALAGVFPRNRETTWRLAAIAERRTDDEASV from the coding sequence GTGACAGAACCTCATGAGATCACCAGCTCACCGATCGTGCGCCGGGAGACGAAGGCGTCCCGGCAGCGGGTCTGGGCGGTCTTGGCAGACGGCTGGACGTACTCCCAGTGGGTGGTGGGTAACAGTCGGATGCGCGCCGTGGACCCGGACTGGCCCGCCCCGGGAAGCACCATCCACCACTCCATCGGGGTGTGGCCGGCCCTCATCAACGACAGCACCGTCGTCGAGTCCTGCATCCCCGAACATGAGCTCGTCCTGGTCGCGAACGGTCGCCCGTTCGGCAAGGCCCGCATCACGTTGCGGCTGCACGACCTCGACGACGGCGGCTGCCTGATCGAGATGGCCGAGGTGCCTGCGTCGGCCCCGATGACATGGCTCCCCGACCGCATCGCGCTCGCCGGGGTGTTCCCGCGCAATCGCGAGACCACCTGGCGGCTGGCAGCGATCGCAGAACGCCGCACCGATGACGAGGCTTCTGTCTGA
- a CDS encoding nuclear transport factor 2 family protein, whose product MQSFRKAVEARDEAGIEALLSDNVVFTSPVAFTPYEGKPITAAILRGVMRVFEDFRYLREINDANGCDSALIFEATVSGKKITGCDFIHVDEEGLIDDLMVMVRPLSGAKAVADAMGAQFDRIKQEAIERSR is encoded by the coding sequence ATGCAGTCATTCCGGAAAGCCGTAGAGGCTCGCGACGAGGCTGGGATCGAGGCGCTGCTGTCCGACAACGTGGTCTTCACCAGCCCTGTCGCGTTCACCCCGTACGAGGGCAAGCCGATCACCGCGGCCATCCTGCGCGGGGTGATGCGGGTATTCGAGGACTTCCGCTATTTGCGTGAGATCAACGATGCGAACGGCTGCGATTCGGCCCTGATCTTCGAGGCGACCGTATCGGGCAAGAAGATCACCGGCTGCGACTTCATCCACGTTGACGAGGAAGGCCTGATCGACGATCTGATGGTGATGGTCCGCCCGCTGTCGGGAGCAAAGGCCGTCGCCGACGCGATGGGTGCACAGTTCGATCGCATCAAGCAGGAGGCCATCGAACGCAGCCGCTGA
- a CDS encoding alpha/beta fold hydrolase, translating to MPTITTKDGVEIFYKDWGSGQPLVFSHGWPLSSDDWDAQLMFFLAQGYRVVAHDRRGHGRSSQVADGHDMDHYADDLAAVVEHLDLRDAVHIGHSTGGGEVVRYLSRHGEGRAAKAVLIAAVPPLMVQTESNPGGLPKSVFDGFQELVATNRAGFFRELPEGPFYGFNRDGVEPVEGIIANWWRQGMQGAAKAHYDGIVAFSQTDFTEDLKKIQLPVLVMHGDDDQIVPYAAAGPRSAELLPNGILKTYKGFPHGMPTTHADVVNADILEFLRS from the coding sequence ATGCCCACCATCACCACCAAAGACGGCGTCGAGATCTTCTACAAGGACTGGGGATCCGGACAGCCGCTCGTCTTCAGCCACGGCTGGCCGCTGTCGTCCGACGACTGGGACGCGCAGCTGATGTTCTTTCTTGCGCAGGGGTACCGCGTCGTGGCTCACGACCGCAGAGGGCACGGACGGTCCAGTCAGGTCGCCGACGGACACGACATGGACCATTACGCAGACGATCTCGCCGCGGTGGTGGAGCACCTCGACCTCCGTGACGCCGTGCACATCGGACACTCCACCGGAGGTGGGGAGGTGGTGCGGTACCTGTCGCGCCACGGTGAGGGTCGCGCGGCCAAGGCGGTGCTGATCGCTGCGGTTCCGCCGTTGATGGTCCAGACCGAGAGCAATCCGGGCGGCCTGCCGAAGTCGGTGTTCGACGGTTTTCAGGAATTGGTGGCGACCAACCGCGCCGGATTCTTTCGCGAGCTCCCCGAAGGTCCGTTCTACGGGTTCAACCGCGACGGCGTCGAACCGGTCGAGGGAATCATCGCGAACTGGTGGCGCCAAGGTATGCAGGGTGCAGCGAAGGCGCACTACGACGGGATCGTCGCGTTCTCGCAGACCGACTTCACCGAGGATCTGAAGAAGATCCAGTTGCCGGTGTTGGTGATGCACGGCGACGACGATCAGATCGTGCCCTATGCGGCCGCCGGACCACGGTCCGCAGAGCTGCTGCCGAACGGAATCCTGAAGACCTACAAGGGATTCCCGCACGGAATGCCGACAACGCACGCCGACGTGGTCAATGCCGACATCCTGGAGTTCCTGCGCTCCTGA
- a CDS encoding siderophore-interacting protein: protein MSFSYASVVETTHLSRRLKRIVLDVEAPDVLNVRVAGDSAVGVYFQADDHPEGEGRNYSVRHQVGARVTLDVVLHSRGPGTDWAAGAAAGDRVVLDHARSWYRPPADSDWQLLVSDLSGLPATARIVEELPADTTATVIVEVAAPEDLDYLPRRPNVCVHSSVGTGNGHAPSTLLRAIREIDLPAGRGYCWFAGEAAESRAVRKYLRSLGWTIDQYDITGYWRFDSETWDARFTEVEDDVLAVYEKALTEGKGDKQAFEEFDEACERMGL, encoded by the coding sequence GTGTCGTTCTCGTATGCCTCTGTCGTCGAGACCACCCACCTCAGCCGCCGCCTGAAACGGATCGTGCTCGACGTCGAAGCGCCGGATGTGCTGAACGTCAGGGTCGCCGGTGATTCCGCGGTAGGGGTGTATTTCCAGGCAGATGACCATCCCGAGGGCGAGGGCCGGAACTATTCGGTGCGCCACCAGGTCGGGGCGCGGGTGACGCTAGACGTCGTGCTGCATTCTCGCGGCCCCGGGACCGACTGGGCCGCGGGTGCCGCAGCAGGCGACCGTGTCGTGCTCGACCACGCACGCTCGTGGTACCGGCCTCCGGCCGACAGCGACTGGCAGCTACTCGTCAGCGACCTCTCAGGTTTGCCCGCGACCGCGCGCATCGTCGAGGAGCTCCCCGCCGACACCACCGCGACGGTGATCGTCGAGGTCGCCGCACCGGAAGATCTCGACTATCTGCCCCGCCGTCCGAACGTCTGTGTCCACAGCAGCGTCGGCACCGGAAACGGTCACGCCCCAAGCACACTCCTGCGCGCGATTCGCGAGATCGACCTGCCGGCCGGCCGCGGCTACTGCTGGTTCGCCGGCGAGGCGGCCGAATCCAGGGCCGTGCGCAAGTACCTGCGCAGCCTCGGCTGGACGATCGACCAGTACGACATCACCGGCTACTGGCGGTTCGACTCGGAGACCTGGGACGCGCGGTTCACCGAGGTCGAAGACGACGTGCTCGCGGTCTACGAGAAGGCGCTGACCGAAGGCAAAGGCGACAAGCAGGCCTTCGAGGAGTTCGACGAGGCCTGCGAGCGGATGGGTCTCTGA
- a CDS encoding FecCD family ABC transporter permease, whose protein sequence is MTTHTPLSPAPEASARYPTHGGKLIGLAAATGLLAVVCIASLAVGTENVSLATVWSAVTDYRDVGEEWIVHELRIPRTVLGLLVGLALGLSGTLIQAVGRNPLADSEILGINSGASLFVVSAIALLGLTGIWTYIWFAFAGALFAMAVVYLVGMSGRAAVTPVRVLLAGVAVGAVLEGIGFAIRLRYPRAFDNMRFWDAGALDGRPLDVALAIGPFIAVGALLCLAVSRSLNVTSFGDDLAKSLGGNVVRTQLLSLVAVTLLAGAATAGAGPIGFVGLMVPHAVRRFTGPDWRWILGYAVVVSPALLLAADIVGRVVIRPSELPAGIVTAFIGAPVLVWLIRRRGADRT, encoded by the coding sequence GTGACGACCCACACACCGCTCTCCCCGGCCCCCGAGGCATCGGCGCGGTATCCGACGCATGGCGGCAAGCTGATCGGGCTCGCCGCGGCGACCGGCCTGCTGGCCGTGGTGTGCATCGCCAGCCTCGCCGTCGGAACCGAGAATGTCTCGCTGGCCACGGTGTGGTCCGCGGTGACCGATTACCGCGACGTCGGCGAAGAGTGGATCGTGCACGAACTGCGTATCCCGCGAACAGTGCTCGGACTGCTGGTGGGCCTCGCGCTCGGATTGTCCGGAACCCTGATCCAGGCTGTCGGGCGTAATCCACTGGCCGACTCGGAGATCCTCGGGATCAATTCCGGCGCTTCACTGTTCGTGGTCAGCGCGATCGCGTTGCTCGGGCTCACCGGGATCTGGACCTACATCTGGTTCGCGTTCGCCGGCGCACTGTTCGCCATGGCCGTGGTGTACCTCGTCGGAATGTCCGGGCGAGCGGCCGTCACCCCGGTGCGGGTGCTTCTCGCCGGCGTCGCGGTCGGGGCGGTGCTGGAGGGGATCGGCTTCGCGATCCGCCTGCGGTATCCCCGCGCGTTCGACAACATGCGGTTCTGGGACGCCGGCGCGCTCGACGGCCGGCCGCTCGATGTGGCGCTGGCGATCGGGCCGTTCATCGCGGTGGGTGCGTTGCTGTGCCTGGCGGTGTCGCGGTCGCTGAACGTCACCTCGTTCGGGGACGACCTCGCGAAGAGCCTCGGCGGCAACGTGGTCCGCACCCAGCTGTTGAGCTTGGTCGCGGTCACCCTGCTGGCAGGTGCCGCGACGGCGGGCGCGGGCCCGATCGGGTTCGTCGGGCTGATGGTGCCGCACGCGGTACGTCGCTTCACCGGCCCGGATTGGCGGTGGATCCTCGGCTACGCGGTGGTGGTGTCGCCCGCGCTGCTGCTGGCGGCCGACATCGTCGGACGTGTCGTCATCCGGCCGTCCGAGCTGCCCGCAGGCATCGTCACCGCCTTCATCGGTGCGCCGGTGCTGGTGTGGCTCATCCGGCGCCGCGGAGCGGACCGCACATGA
- a CDS encoding FecCD family ABC transporter permease, with protein sequence MTTPTPMVRFGQRQCVVRFGGVAVRASWRAVVVVAVLTAAAFVLAVLAIGFGKYHVAPGDVLGVLAGVNTSFDRVVVLEWRMPRMLMALLVGAAFGVSGAIFQALTRNPLGSPDIIGINIGAYTGALAIMATVGGGYYAVAGGALTGGLVTAVVVYALSYRNGTAGYRLIVVGIAVSAVLNSVNQWIVIKLDHHTAVTAAVWQQGSLSGMTWSQVVPMTICLVAMAAALLALGPQLPVLQLGDDAAGALGVQPDRARLGYLVVGVGLVALACAAAGPIAFIALAAPQLARRLTASPGVALVPAAAMGAVLLLVCDVLAARMFGDNAIPVGPVTVSLGGSYLVYLLITQARRR encoded by the coding sequence ATGACCACGCCCACGCCGATGGTGCGGTTCGGTCAGCGGCAGTGCGTTGTGCGCTTCGGCGGGGTGGCGGTGCGCGCTTCCTGGCGCGCGGTCGTCGTGGTGGCCGTGCTGACCGCTGCGGCCTTCGTCCTTGCCGTCCTGGCGATAGGTTTCGGCAAGTACCACGTCGCACCGGGAGACGTCCTCGGGGTACTCGCGGGCGTCAACACATCGTTCGACCGCGTGGTGGTCCTTGAGTGGCGGATGCCGCGGATGCTGATGGCACTGCTCGTCGGGGCGGCGTTCGGGGTGTCCGGGGCGATCTTCCAGGCGCTGACCCGAAACCCCCTGGGCAGCCCCGACATCATCGGGATCAATATCGGCGCGTATACCGGGGCCCTGGCGATCATGGCGACCGTCGGCGGCGGCTACTACGCCGTCGCGGGCGGTGCGCTGACCGGTGGGCTGGTGACCGCCGTCGTGGTGTACGCGTTGTCCTACCGCAACGGGACCGCCGGTTACCGGCTCATCGTGGTCGGTATCGCGGTCAGCGCGGTGCTGAACTCGGTCAACCAGTGGATCGTCATCAAACTCGACCACCACACGGCTGTCACCGCCGCGGTGTGGCAGCAGGGGTCACTGTCCGGAATGACGTGGTCGCAGGTGGTTCCGATGACGATCTGCCTGGTGGCGATGGCGGCCGCGCTGCTCGCACTGGGCCCGCAGTTGCCGGTCCTGCAGCTCGGCGACGACGCGGCGGGGGCCCTCGGTGTGCAACCCGACCGGGCGCGGCTGGGCTATCTTGTCGTCGGCGTCGGACTGGTCGCGCTGGCGTGCGCGGCCGCTGGACCGATCGCGTTCATCGCGCTGGCCGCACCGCAGCTCGCCCGTCGGTTGACCGCGAGTCCGGGTGTCGCCCTGGTACCCGCCGCGGCGATGGGGGCGGTGCTGCTGTTGGTCTGCGATGTCCTCGCCGCGAGGATGTTCGGCGACAACGCGATCCCTGTCGGTCCGGTGACGGTGTCACTGGGCGGCAGCTACCTCGTCTACCTGTTGATCACCCAGGCGCGCCGCCGCTGA
- a CDS encoding ABC transporter ATP-binding protein, protein MPPTRLQASSLSIAYDETTIVKELSVAVADGRITVIVGPNACGKSTLLRGLARLLKPAAGQVILDGSDIATLHTKEVARRLGLLPQTSIAPEGISVADLISRGRFPHQKLLRQWSTDDQAAVAEAMACTGVTELAGRLVDELSGGQRQRVWVAMVLAQQTPLLLLDEPTTYLDIAHQVELLDLFAMLNRERGHTVVAVLHDLNHACRYADEIVVMKSGHIVAQGNPADVVTAELIEGVYGLRCQIIDDPETGTPLIIPRASPHLTVRR, encoded by the coding sequence ATGCCCCCCACCCGCCTGCAGGCCTCCTCGTTGTCCATCGCTTATGACGAGACGACGATCGTCAAAGAGCTCTCCGTCGCCGTGGCGGACGGACGCATCACCGTGATCGTCGGCCCCAACGCGTGCGGGAAGTCGACACTGCTGCGCGGCTTGGCGCGGTTACTGAAACCTGCTGCCGGACAGGTGATTCTCGACGGCAGCGACATCGCCACACTCCACACGAAGGAAGTGGCGCGCCGGCTGGGGCTACTCCCCCAGACCTCGATCGCCCCGGAGGGCATCAGCGTCGCCGATCTGATCTCGCGTGGACGCTTCCCGCACCAGAAGCTGTTGCGGCAGTGGTCGACCGACGACCAGGCCGCGGTGGCCGAGGCCATGGCATGCACCGGGGTCACCGAGCTGGCGGGCCGGCTCGTCGACGAGCTGTCCGGCGGTCAGCGCCAACGTGTCTGGGTCGCGATGGTGCTGGCGCAGCAGACCCCGCTGCTGCTGCTCGACGAACCGACCACCTATCTCGACATCGCGCACCAGGTCGAGCTGCTCGACCTGTTCGCGATGCTCAACCGCGAACGCGGACACACCGTGGTCGCGGTACTCCACGACCTCAACCATGCCTGCCGCTACGCCGACGAGATCGTCGTGATGAAGTCAGGACACATTGTCGCCCAGGGAAATCCGGCTGACGTTGTCACCGCCGAGCTGATCGAGGGCGTGTACGGGCTGCGCTGTCAGATCATCGACGACCCCGAGACAGGTACTCCGTTGATCATCCCGCGCGCCTCGCCACATCTCACGGTTCGGCGGTGA